From the genome of Populus alba chromosome 10, ASM523922v2, whole genome shotgun sequence, one region includes:
- the LOC118043217 gene encoding putative protein phosphatase 2C 53 has translation MSCSIASTIPNSPIFQSPRLPSIFCKPCPSPSPSTIHGPQSPASSSSSPLPPSSPLPPSLSLPPSFLSSFSSSLSSSKSPLSLRVNNETILETNTDTLLKRKRPGRLNIPVAGVPGFGLDSSKREEERVEAVEVEGDGYSVYCKRGRRGGIMEDRYSAFVDVNGDSKQASFGVFDGHGGPKAAEFAAKNLNKNIMDQVSSRCLEGIETAIKNGYLTTDEEFLKQNVNGGSCCVTALIHQGNLVVSNTGDCRAVMSRKGVAEALTSDHQPSRKDEKDRIEALGGYVDCCHGVWRIQGSLAVTRGIGDRRLKRWVIAEPETKVLKIKPECEFLILASDGLWDKVTNQEAVDVARPTCIGVDKPDLFSACKKLAELSLKRGSIDDTSVMIIQLDRFVP, from the exons ATGTCCTGCAGCATAGCGTCAACGATACCAAACTCACCAATATTTCAATCACCGAGACTTCCGTCGATATTTTGCAAGCCATGTCCATCTCCATCTCCTAGCACCATCCATGGTCCACAATCCCCGGCATCATCATCGTCCTCACCGTTGCCACCGTCCTCGCCGTTGCCACCGTCCTTATCGTTGCCACCTTCTTTTTTATCATCGTTTTCGTCTTCGTTGTCCTCATCGAAGTCACCTTTATCTCTTCGAGTTAATAACGAGACAATATTAGAAACAAATACAGATACTTTGTTGAAGAGAAAGAGGCCGGGAAGGTTAAATATACCGGTGGCGGGAGTTCCGGGGTTTGGTTTAGATTCCtcaaaaagagaggaggagagagtGGAGGCTGTAGAAGTCGAAGGAGATGGTTATTCTGTTTACTGTAAAAGAGGAAGGAGAGGTGGGATCATGGAGGATCGGTACTCTGCTTTCGTCGATGTTAATGGAGATTCTAAACAG GCTTCGTTTGGTGTTTTTGATGGGCATGGAGGGCCAAAAGCCGCTGAATTTGCAGCAAAGAATTTGAATAAGAACATCATGGATCAAGTTTCTAGTAGATGTTTAGAAGGAATTGAAACGGCAATTAAAAATGGCTACTTGACCACAGACGAAgagtttttaaaacaaaatgttaaCGGTGGTTCTTGTTGTGTGACTGCATTGATACATCAAGGCAACCTCGTGGTGTCAAATACTGGTGATTGTCGTGCAGTTATGAGTCGAAAAGGGGTCGCTGAGGCTCTCACGTCTGATCACCAACCTTCCCGCAAAGATGAAAAAGACAGAATTGAAGCCTTG GGTGGCTATGTAGATTGTTGCCATGGTGTGTGGAGAATtcaagggtctcttgctgtaaCGAGAGGAATTGGAGATAGACGTCTTAAACGATGGGTGATAGCAGAACCAGAAACCAAAGTCTTAAAGATTAAACCAGAATGTGAGTTTTTGATCTTAGCCTCGGATGGTCTCTGGGACAAG GTTACTAATCAGGAGGCAGTAGATGTAGCTCGCCCTACATGCATAGGCGTTGATAAGCCGGATCTCTTCTCTGCTTGTAAAAAGCTAGCTGAGTTGTCATTAAAGAGGGGCTCAATTGATGATACAAGTGTGATGATAATTCAATTAGATCGCTTTGTTCCATAA